From a single Vanacampus margaritifer isolate UIUO_Vmar chromosome 15, RoL_Vmar_1.0, whole genome shotgun sequence genomic region:
- the mrpl48 gene encoding large ribosomal subunit protein mL48 isoform X1 has translation MFCESRCKVKRCSSAGKYPTLLSVNSTFVLTPPFCLRTPACSRLPAWGGMTQTQERQYRGSPTEGIGRWRHLLPREETKKKKDQHQMQSITPATNTEYGTLNVHVSSYDMTTVEHYAQYIHNLCNRLSISVAESYALPTQSTEVMLMQESGTKMYVDSLLKTHRRVIQLSSLKATLCPVFMDVLVKNQPEGVDLSVKEHTEADFLARFKARPEVESLVAQMSQ, from the exons ATGTTTTGCGAaag cAGGTGCAAAGTCAAGCGCTGTTCCTCTGCAGGCAAGTACCCCACGTTACTCTCAGTCAACTCTACATTTGTGTTGACTCCTCCTTTTTGTCTTAGAACTCCAGCATGCTCCCGACTTCCGGCTTGGG GAGGCATGACTCAAACTCAAGAAAGGCAATACAGAGGCTCCCCGACCGAGGGCATCGGGAGGTGGCGGCATCTCTTACCCAGAGAAGAG acaaagaaaaagaaagaccaGCATCAGATGCAGAGCATCACACCTGCCACAAATACGGAATACGGGACCCTCAACGTTCACGTGTCAAGCTACGACATGACAACGGTGGAGCATTACGCTCAGTATATCCACAACCTGTGCAACCGGCTCAGCATCAGCGTAGCAGAGAG CTATGCGCTGCCTACCCAAAGCACAGAGGTGATGCTGATGCAGGAGAGCGGCACCAAGATGTATGTCGACTCTCTCCTGAAGACGCATAGACGTGTCATTCAG TTGAGCAGCCTGAAGGCCACGTTGTGTCCTGTCTTCATGGACGTCCTAGTGAAGAACCAGCCGGAGGGGGTCGACCTGTCAGTGAAGGAG CACACGGAGGCTGACTTCCTGGCCCGCTTCAAGGCGCGACCCGAGGTGGAGAGTCTCGTGGCTCAGATGAGCCAATAG
- the ltb4r gene encoding leukotriene B4 receptor 1 — translation MESNSTAAFSLPISTSAKVGIAILTLAFAMGFPGNLFVVWSVVCRVQKRSVTCLLVLNLAVADALVLLTAPIFLRYLAGGHGWEFGSAACKLVHYLSCVNMYVSIYLICLMSMDRWLAVTRPFLSQRMRTKRSLLILLLVVWTVAFLLALPMPFYRSNLTKVFPNNATLRFCIPYHWRSVGHRIFQYTFETVMGCLVPFSLINTCYSSVICRLQSAMFQRRGKGSRLILMIICAFAIFWLPYHIVNIIEVIGLLQGSKTTENAALVARPNVTAFAYFSSAVNPILYVFAGSSHIRQAGLNFMGKLFEATYSESRSTSTFTRSGRSSSSREEASMLQTLSVKLGKPFRDRRGESSNVATREMDEPELKTLASVEPLEYP, via the exons ATGGAGTCCAATAGCACCGCTGCCTTCTCGCTGCCCATTAGCACCTCGGCCAAGGTCGGCATCGCCATCTTGACCTTGGCCTTCGCGATGGGCTTCCCCGGGAACCTCTTTGTGGTGTGGTCGGTGGTTTGTCGCGTCCAAAAGCGCTCGGTGACGTGCTTGCTGGTACTCAACCTGGCTGTGGCCGACGCTTTGGTGCTGCTCACGGCACCCATCTTCCTGCGTTACCTTGCTGGGGGGCATGGGTGGGAGTTTGGCTCGGCGGCCTGCAAGCTGGTGCACTACCTGTCCTGCGTCAACATGTACGTGTCTATCTACCTCATCTGCCTGATGAGCATGGATCGCTGGCTGGCCGTCACCAGGCCTTTCCTGTCTCAGAGGATGCGGACTAAGCGCTCCCTGCTGATTCTCCTCCTGGTTGTCTGGACCGTGGCGTTCTTGCTGGCCCTTCCGATGCCTTTCTACCGCAG CAATCTGACTAAAGTGTTCCCGAACAATGCCACATTGAGATTTTGCATCCCGTACCACTGGCGAAGTGTAGGTCATCGGATCTTTCAGTACACCTTTGAGACCGTCATGGGCTGCCTGGTGCCCTTCTCCCTCATCAATACCTGCTACTCGTCCGTCATCTGCCGCCTGCAGAGCGCCATGTTCCAGCGGCGAGGCAAAGGCAGCCGGCTGATCCTGATGATCATCTGCGCCTTTGCCATTTTCTGGCTGCCGTATCACATCGTCAACATCATCGAG GTGATCGGCCTCTTGCAGGGCAGCAAGACGACGGAGAATGCCGCTCTCGTGGCACGTCCCAACGTCACCGCCTTCGCCTACTTCAGTAGCGCCGTCAACCCCATTCTGTACGTCTTTGCCGGCAGCTCTCACATCCGCCAGGCCGGTCTCAACTTCATGGGCAAGCTCTTTGAGGCCACCTACTCCGAGAGCAGGAGCACATCCACCTTTACTCGCAGCGGACGCAGCAGCTCGTCGCGGGAAGAAGCCtccatgctgcagacgctgtctGTCAAACTGGGGAAGCCGTTCAGAGACAGGAGGGGAGAAAGCAGCAATGTGGCGACAAGAGAGATGGACGAGCCGGAACTCAAGACCCTGGCAAGTGTTGAGCCATTAGAATACCCCTGA
- the mrpl48 gene encoding large ribosomal subunit protein mL48 isoform X3, producing MNHVLRKQVQSQALFLCRTPACSRLPAWGGMTQTQERQYRGSPTEGIGRWRHLLPREETKKKKDQHQMQSITPATNTEYGTLNVHVSSYDMTTVEHYAQYIHNLCNRLSISVAESYALPTQSTEVMLMQESGTKMYVDSLLKTHRRVIQLSSLKATLCPVFMDVLVKNQPEGVDLSVKEHTEADFLARFKARPEVESLVAQMSQ from the exons ATGAATCATGTTTTGCGAaag cAGGTGCAAAGTCAAGCGCTGTTCCTCTGCAG AACTCCAGCATGCTCCCGACTTCCGGCTTGGG GAGGCATGACTCAAACTCAAGAAAGGCAATACAGAGGCTCCCCGACCGAGGGCATCGGGAGGTGGCGGCATCTCTTACCCAGAGAAGAG acaaagaaaaagaaagaccaGCATCAGATGCAGAGCATCACACCTGCCACAAATACGGAATACGGGACCCTCAACGTTCACGTGTCAAGCTACGACATGACAACGGTGGAGCATTACGCTCAGTATATCCACAACCTGTGCAACCGGCTCAGCATCAGCGTAGCAGAGAG CTATGCGCTGCCTACCCAAAGCACAGAGGTGATGCTGATGCAGGAGAGCGGCACCAAGATGTATGTCGACTCTCTCCTGAAGACGCATAGACGTGTCATTCAG TTGAGCAGCCTGAAGGCCACGTTGTGTCCTGTCTTCATGGACGTCCTAGTGAAGAACCAGCCGGAGGGGGTCGACCTGTCAGTGAAGGAG CACACGGAGGCTGACTTCCTGGCCCGCTTCAAGGCGCGACCCGAGGTGGAGAGTCTCGTGGCTCAGATGAGCCAATAG
- the LOC144034491 gene encoding leukotriene B4 receptor 1-like, which yields MAPANSSTHLLKNESIVDSTASTTVGALILSLVFLVGFPGNLFVIWSILARARKQTVTTVLLLNLAIADGSLMALTPFFIAYLVMKRWVFGTVMCKALFYLCLANMYASIYIITLMSLYRLLAVLRPHRVSAMVGHRTVTWTLALMWALVAGASVPAVLFRDVRTNAGRAICNSYHEDDSHTVIQYMLELVLGILIPYSIVVVSYICILRRIRQTKFRRRIRSEKLILAIVVTFCVFWLPYHIVNIVQVTWALCPDGSVKTTLARIWHRSRAVTSSVAFISSCANPVLYFFAGKSYIRREGLAFMARLFEAAGLDSVSRKSRQNSQNSRDKDKEADGVMLKDKVQESNSSFTVKALKPET from the exons ATGGCGCCAGCCAACAGCTCCACGCACCTGCTGAAGAACGAGAGCATCGTGGACAGCACGGCCTCCACCACCGTGGGCGCGCTCATCCTCAGCCTGGTCTTCCTCGTGGGCTTCCCCGGCAACCTCTTCGTCATCTGGAGCATCCTGGCCCGGGCCCGAAAGCAAACCGTCACCACCGTCCTCCTCCTCAACCTGGCCATCGCCGACGGTTCGCTGATGGCGCTGACGCCGTTCTTCATCGCCTACCTGGTGATGAAGAGGTGGGTGTTCGGGACGGTGATGTGTAAGGCGCTCTTCTACCTGTGCCTGGCCAACATGTATGCCTCCATCTACATCATCACCCTCATGAGCCTCTATCGACTGCTGGCCGTGCTGCGGCCGCACCGCGTAAGCGCCATGGTGGGCCACAGGACGGTCACGTGGACGCTGGCGCTCATGTGGGCGCTGGTGGCGGGCGCCTCTGTGCCCGCCGTCCTCTTCCGCGACGTGAGGACGAACGCCGGCCGCGCCATCTGCAACTCCTACCATGAAGACGACAGTCAC ACGGTCATCCAGTACATGTTGGAGCTGGTTTTGGGCATCCTGATCCCGTACAGCATCGTGGTGGTCAGCTACATCTGCATCCTGCGCCGCATCCGACAGACCAAATTCCGCCGGCGCATCCGTAGCGAGAAACTCATCCTGGCCATCGTGGTGACCTTCTGCGTCTTCTGGCTGCCCTACCACATCGTCAACATAGTACAA GTCACGTGGGCGCTCTGTCCCGATGGTTCGGTCAAAACAAC GCTGGCGAGAATCTGGCACCGGAGCCGCGCAGTCACGTCCTCCGTGGCCTTCATCAGCAGCTGCGCCAACCCGGTGCTCTACTTCTTCGCCGGCAAGTCATACATCCGGCGCGAGGGTCTGGCCTTCATGGCCCGCCTGTTTGAGGCGGCCGGTCTGGATTCGGTCAGCAGGAAGAGTCGTCAGAACAGCCAGAACAGCCGCGACAAGGACAAAGAGGCGGATGGCGTCATGCTGAAGGACAAAGTTCAGGAGTCCAACTCCAGCTTCACTGTCAAAGCGCTGAAGCCTGAGACGTGA
- the mrpl48 gene encoding large ribosomal subunit protein mL48 isoform X2 encodes MFCERCKVKRCSSAGKYPTLLSVNSTFVLTPPFCLRTPACSRLPAWGGMTQTQERQYRGSPTEGIGRWRHLLPREETKKKKDQHQMQSITPATNTEYGTLNVHVSSYDMTTVEHYAQYIHNLCNRLSISVAESYALPTQSTEVMLMQESGTKMYVDSLLKTHRRVIQLSSLKATLCPVFMDVLVKNQPEGVDLSVKEHTEADFLARFKARPEVESLVAQMSQ; translated from the exons ATGTTTTGCGAaag GTGCAAAGTCAAGCGCTGTTCCTCTGCAGGCAAGTACCCCACGTTACTCTCAGTCAACTCTACATTTGTGTTGACTCCTCCTTTTTGTCTTAGAACTCCAGCATGCTCCCGACTTCCGGCTTGGG GAGGCATGACTCAAACTCAAGAAAGGCAATACAGAGGCTCCCCGACCGAGGGCATCGGGAGGTGGCGGCATCTCTTACCCAGAGAAGAG acaaagaaaaagaaagaccaGCATCAGATGCAGAGCATCACACCTGCCACAAATACGGAATACGGGACCCTCAACGTTCACGTGTCAAGCTACGACATGACAACGGTGGAGCATTACGCTCAGTATATCCACAACCTGTGCAACCGGCTCAGCATCAGCGTAGCAGAGAG CTATGCGCTGCCTACCCAAAGCACAGAGGTGATGCTGATGCAGGAGAGCGGCACCAAGATGTATGTCGACTCTCTCCTGAAGACGCATAGACGTGTCATTCAG TTGAGCAGCCTGAAGGCCACGTTGTGTCCTGTCTTCATGGACGTCCTAGTGAAGAACCAGCCGGAGGGGGTCGACCTGTCAGTGAAGGAG CACACGGAGGCTGACTTCCTGGCCCGCTTCAAGGCGCGACCCGAGGTGGAGAGTCTCGTGGCTCAGATGAGCCAATAG
- the LOC144034827 gene encoding uncharacterized protein LOC144034827 → MVKQPTFVDVQYLVTHNLQRNHSSNTPCSNRKPRKMDTQTLPQCLFLTFAPSHWPVKESRLLQHADWEREGPPLHSNAYFDDDLHWWAFRQPVLFEDRSNIEHQAFGSVPTPDVLVAAPRKMTTIFRITLLISLTSSCVCETSSSDRSIPERSRDLTPVVDVNGTRDSYRARENDNITLGWKFSSYPNTSLTSLRIHCELLREGEVTVLFQLRDGVAVHLVGRVQCNRDALRRGQISLQLSRLRMEDSGVYQCQVNTSTGVKSGKYRVIVTASAVDGTPASPRADNAHILKGLLLVAAAAVAAAAIAAGYLLSLTLL, encoded by the exons ATGGTGAAGCAACCCACCTTTGTCGACGTGCAG TATCTTGTGACTCACAACCTGCAAAGGAATCATAGCAGCAACACACCCTGCTCAAATCGGAAGCCACGGAAAATGGATACGCAAACGCTCCCGCAG TGCCTCTTTTTAACCTTTGCTCCCTCCCACTGGCCCGTCAAGGAGTCACGCCTGCTGCAGCACGCAGACTGGGAGAGGGAGGGGCCTCCTCTCCACAGCAACGCCTACTTTGATG ACGATCTGCActggtgggcattccgtcagccCGTCCTTTTTGAGGACAGATCAAATATTGAGCACCAAGCTTTTGGCAGTGTTCCAACGCCCGACGTGCTTGTGGCCGCCCCAAGGAAGATGACGACGATCTTCCGGATCACTCTTCTCATCAGCCTGACGTCCAGCTGCGTTTGTGAGACGTCTTCCTCCGACAGGTCCATTCCTGAGCGATCACGCGACCTCACGCCCGTCGTTGACGTGAATGGGACTCGGGACTCCTACCGGGCGCGAGAAAATGACAACATCACTCTGGGTTGGAAGTTCAGCAGCTACCCCAACACGTCCCTCACCTCGCTTCGGATCCACTGCGAACTCTTGAGGGAGGGCGAGGTCACCGTCCTCTTTCAATTACGGGACGGCGTGGCGGTCCATTTGGTAGGCCGCGTGCAGTGCAACAGGGACGCTCTGAGACGGGGACAAATAAGCCTGCAATTGTCCAGATTGCGAATGGAAGACTCGGGCGTGTACCAGTGTCAAGTCAACACCAGCACCGGCGTGAAATCGGGAAAATATCGAGTAATCGTCACAG CCAGCGCGGTCGACGGGACGCCGGCGAGTCCCCGGGCGGATAATGCACACATCCTCAAGGGACTCCTCCTAGTTGCGGCGGCAGCAGTCGCAGCGGCAGCAATTGCTGCCGGCTACTTGCTCTCACTGACGCTGCTATGA
- the mrpl48 gene encoding large ribosomal subunit protein mL48 isoform X4, with product MNHVLRKVQSQALFLCRTPACSRLPAWGGMTQTQERQYRGSPTEGIGRWRHLLPREETKKKKDQHQMQSITPATNTEYGTLNVHVSSYDMTTVEHYAQYIHNLCNRLSISVAESYALPTQSTEVMLMQESGTKMYVDSLLKTHRRVIQLSSLKATLCPVFMDVLVKNQPEGVDLSVKEHTEADFLARFKARPEVESLVAQMSQ from the exons ATGAATCATGTTTTGCGAaag GTGCAAAGTCAAGCGCTGTTCCTCTGCAG AACTCCAGCATGCTCCCGACTTCCGGCTTGGG GAGGCATGACTCAAACTCAAGAAAGGCAATACAGAGGCTCCCCGACCGAGGGCATCGGGAGGTGGCGGCATCTCTTACCCAGAGAAGAG acaaagaaaaagaaagaccaGCATCAGATGCAGAGCATCACACCTGCCACAAATACGGAATACGGGACCCTCAACGTTCACGTGTCAAGCTACGACATGACAACGGTGGAGCATTACGCTCAGTATATCCACAACCTGTGCAACCGGCTCAGCATCAGCGTAGCAGAGAG CTATGCGCTGCCTACCCAAAGCACAGAGGTGATGCTGATGCAGGAGAGCGGCACCAAGATGTATGTCGACTCTCTCCTGAAGACGCATAGACGTGTCATTCAG TTGAGCAGCCTGAAGGCCACGTTGTGTCCTGTCTTCATGGACGTCCTAGTGAAGAACCAGCCGGAGGGGGTCGACCTGTCAGTGAAGGAG CACACGGAGGCTGACTTCCTGGCCCGCTTCAAGGCGCGACCCGAGGTGGAGAGTCTCGTGGCTCAGATGAGCCAATAG
- the tec gene encoding tyrosine-protein kinase Tec, protein MSGEPLLEEKLIKRSQQKRRMSPLNYKERLFVLTKSSLSYYDGRAEKKCQRGSIELSRIRCVEVVKDECGLNPCQNKYPFQVVHNTNTLYVFTPSHDRRNAWVQRIKEEIRDNQEILTKFHPQFWWEGEWLCCRQAEKQAPGCEEYNLFGDASRKPLPPIPSEDGTYGRNPRPPSPEACDCGEDTVVALYDFAGSEQHDLRLVKGDEYVIVERCDVNWYKARNQDGEEGYIPSNYVTEKKSGNLAQFAWYSKQVNRNKAEELLRKEDKEGAFIVRESSTRGTYTVSLHTRFLAGKGGGAIKHYRIRETKGSPKQFYLAGKHMFPSIAELITYHQHNAAGLVTRLRYPVGKQDRSAPSTAGFSYDKWEINPSDLTFMKELGSGQAGVVRLGMWRAQHKVAIKAIKRGAMFEEDFIEEAKVMMKLSHPKLVQLYGVCSQQRPIYIVTEFMEHGCLLDFLRSRRGGFGAASLLSVCLDVCEGMQHLESSSFIHRDLGARNCLVNDALAVKVSDFGMARYVLDDQYTSSLGSKFPVKWSPPEVFDFCRYSSKSDVWSYGVLMWEVFTEGRMPFEQSDNHEVVALVTKGHRLPWPKLASATIYDIMQLCWQERPEDRPSFSQLCLMISDVLEGDVALAN, encoded by the exons ATGAGTGGCGAGCCGCTGTTGGAGGAGAAGCTGATCAAGCGATCGCAGCAAAAGAGGAGGATGTCTCCGCTCAACTACAAGGAGAGGCTGTTTGTCCTGACCAAAAGCAGCCTCAGCTACTATGACGGAAGGGCGGAG AAAAAGTGTCAGAGAGGTTCCATCGAGCTGAGTCGCATCCGATGTGTGGAAGTGGTCAAGGATGAGTGCGGGCTCAACCCCTGCCAGAACAAATACCCTTTCCAG GTGGTGCacaacactaacacactgtacGTGTTCACGCCAAGCCACGACCGCAGGAATGCTTGGGTACAGCGAATCAAAGAGG AGATCCGAGACAACCAGGAGATCCTGACCAAGTTCCACCCGCAGTTCTGGTGGGAAGGCGAGTGGCTGTGCTGCCGTCAGGCGGAGAAGCAGGCCCCCGGCTGCGAGGAGTACAACCTGTTTGGAGATG CTTCCAGGAAACCGCTACCCCCGATTCCCTCTGAGGACGGAACATACGGCAGG AACCCACGGCCGCCCTCTCCCGAGGCGTGCGACTGCGGTGAGGACACGGTGGTGGCGCTTTACGACTTCGCTGGCAGCGAGCAGCACGACCTCAGGCTTGTCAAAGGCGACGAATACGTCATCGTGGAGCGTTGTGACGTCAACTGGTACAAAGCACGCAACCAGGACGG GGAGGAAGGCTACATCCCGAGTAACTACGTCACTGAGAAGAAATCCGGGAACCTGGCGCAGTTTGC CTGGTACAGCAAACAAGTCAACAGGAATAAGGCTGAGGAGCTCCTGCGGAAAGAG GACAAAGAAGGTGCCTTCATCGTCAGAGAGTCCAGCACTCGGGGAACTTACACGGTGTCACTCCACACCAGGTTCTTGGCAGG GAAGGGAGGCGGCGCCATTAAACATTACCGCATCAGGGAGACCAAAGGCTCGCCCAAACAGTTTTACCTGGCGGGCAAGCACATGTTTCCATCCATCGCAGAGCTCATCACGTACCATCAACACAACGCGGCAG GGCTTGTTACCAGATTACGATATCCTGTCGGGAAACAGGACAGGTCTGCTCCATCCACAGCCGGCTTCAGTTAcg ATAAGTGGGAGATCAACCCGAGCGACCTGACCTTCATGAAAGAGCTTGGCAGCGGTCAGGCCGGGGTGGTGCGGCTGGGCATGTGGAGGGCTCAGCACAAAGTTGCCATCAAGGCCATCAAGCGGGGCGCCATGTTTGAAGAGGACTTCATCGAGGAGGCCAAGGTCATGAT GAAGTTGTCTCATCCCAAGCTGGTGCAGCTGTACGGCGTGTGCAGCCAGCAGCGGCCCATCTACATCGTGACCGAGTTCATGGAGCACGGCTGCCTGCTGGACTTCCTGCGCAGTCGGCGAGGCGGCTTCGGCGCCGCCTCGCTGCTGAGCGTCTGCCTGGACGTGTGCGAGGGCATGCAGCACTTGGAGAGCAGCAGCTTCATTCACCGAGATCTGGGGGCCAGGAACTGCCTGGTGAATGACGCCCTGGCGGTCAAGGTGTCTGACTTCGGCATGGCCAG GTACGTTTTGGACGACCAGTACACCTCGTCGTTGGGCTCCAAGTTCCCCGTGAAGTGGTCGCCTCCAGAAGTCTTTGACTTCTGCAGATACAGCAGCAAGTCTGACGTCTGGTCCTACG GTGTGCTGATGTGGGAGGTGTTCACTGAAGGCCGCATGCCATTTGAGCAGAGTGACAACCATGAGGTCGTTGCCTTGGTAACAAAGGGTCACCGCCTCCCTTGGCCCAAACTTGCCTCGGCGACAATCTATGACATCATGCAGCTGTGCTGGCAGGAG AGACCCGAGGACCGTCCATCTTTCTCGCAGCTTTGCCTCATGATCTCTGATGTTCTGGAGGGTGACGTCGCGCTCGCCAACTGA
- the LOC144034487 gene encoding kelch-like protein 33 translates to MEASGSGLPAEWEEQWRREKERRKQVLGEGREGVEQDKRELRRIVAFNDSRLGLTSEKAEPGGSELIEDEGRGDNVRLYLSESFPREMFKVLRELLESCLLTDMILTIEDGSSFKVHSSILAAVSSFIEARVREETQTRDEGEVAAHQWCLVLGPDVDHCGLQAVIQFAYCGEFSMGDSLPQIEAAARALRVPRLLDLCDQTAGAKSGSKKEQAISAEEEMRHTLRSVAKLWAEGVGCDVILDVSGTLFHVHRVILAACSDYFRGMFTSGMRESRQARVALPLQIIPEMTALICFCYCGTLPVNWDCVFELACTALQFQFRSAVLLCLLFMKQEMGTGSCLDVASFAEAYGMSELLEEANDFVLRNFLEVSATEKFLDLQDEKLLDFLCSDGLSVPSELVVFRALVSWLEADPEQRLEHAGKLMRGVRFPLMTFREFREVRAINLRMETKDMQLHGAAFKEFGSNLSVCDHCRVRRPKDSLVLVGGDRLDPDVGQRIPSAEMWFVNSLRSGIGLVKDIEWKQLAHIPDRPKFRHAVASLGGRLFVVGGCYFYAKDNVMKSTYSYDPKKDLWKRCTDMQECRSNFSMVVHRGQLCAIGGDKQLNTNLNSVEMYDTKADTWSFVHPLNHPLSGQAASVLDGRVFVSGGFDPEYVCVASLLVYDPEAGSVHMADMSQDRAQHCMEAVRSRLYVAGGVCNLRKYYTDQLTCEVYDPAADCWTFLAPLPVPHVGAASAILEENVYILGGYCQEDYSESGLVHRFNRVTQRWEQMGKVPAAVTDIRACVLRLPQHLRC, encoded by the exons ATGGAGGCGAGCGGAAGTGGGCTGCCAGCAGAATGGGAAGAGCAGTGGCGGAGGGAGAAGGAAAGACGGAAACAAGTACTAGGAGAAGGAAGGGAAGGTGTTGAGCAAGACAAGCGTGAGCTAAGAAGGATCGTGGCTTTCAATGACTCCAGATTGGGCCTGACAAGCGAGAAGGCGGAACCCGGCGGATCCGAGCTCATTGAGGACGAAGGGCGTGGAGATAATGTCCGACTGTATCTGAGCGAAAGCTTTCCTCGTGAGATGTTCAAGGTCCTGAGGGAGTTGCTTGAATCGTGTCTCCTCACAGACATGATCTTGACCATAGAGGACGGGAGCAGCTTCAAAGTTCACTCTTCCATCCTTGCTGCTGTCAGCTCTTTCATTGAGGCGAGGGTGAGGGAAGAAACTCAAACGCGCGATGAAGGTGAGGTTGCTGCCCACCAGTGGTGTCTAGTTCTAGGTCCAGATGTGGATCATTGTGGGCTACAGGCAGTTATACAGTTTGCCTACTGTGGGGAGTTTAGTATGGGTGACTCCCTACCCCAAATTGAGGCAGCAGCTCGTGCACTCAGAGTTCCGAGATTGTTGGACCTCTGTGACCAAACTGCGGGAGCGAAGTCAGGCTCCAAAAAGGAACAAGCGATCTCTGCCGAAGAGGAGATGAGACATACCCTTCGTTCCGTGGCGAAGCTGTGGGCGGAGGGTGTGGGCTGCGATGTCATTTTGGATGTGAGCGGAACTTTGTTTCATG TCCACAGGGTGATCCTGGCAGCATGTAGTGATTACTTCCGAGGCATGTTCACCAGCGGGATGAGGGAGTCCCGTCAAGCCCGTGTTGCCCTTCCTTTGCAAATAATTCCAGAGATGACTGCTTTGATTTGCTTCTGCTACTGCGGGACCCTCCCTGTTAACTGGGACTGTGTCTTCGAGCTCGCCTGCACAGCACTCCAGTTCCAGTTCCGGTCAGCTGTCTTGCTTTGCCTCCTCTTCATGAAACAGGAAATGGGAACGGGTTCATGCCTGGACGTGGCTTCTTTTGCCGAAGCTTACGGGATGTCAGAGCTCCTTGAGGAAGCCAACGACTTCGTGCTGCGAAACTTCTTGGAGGTGTCTGCTACTGAAAAGTTTTTGGACCTTCAAGATGAAAAGCTTCTAGATTTTCTCTGTAGCGATGGTCTCAGTGTGCCATCTGAGCTGGTTGTGTTTCGAGCATTAGTCTCCTGGCTGGAGGCGGATCCTGAGCAGCGACTGGAGCATGCCGGCAAACTGATGAGAGGAGTTCGCTTCCCCCTCATGACCTTCCGAGAGTTTCGGGAG GTCAGGGCCATTAACCTGCGCATGGAAACCAAAGACATGCAACTCCATGGTGCTGCTTTTAAGGAGTTTGGATCCAACCTGTCGGTGTGCGATCACTGTCGGGTGAGGCGCCCCAAAGACTCCTTGGTTTTGGTTGGTGGGGACCGACTGGACCCAGATGTGGGTCAACGCATACCAAGTGCCGAAATGTGGTTTGTAAACTCCCTGCGCTCCGGCATAGGCCTGGTGAAGGACATCGAGTGGAAGCAGCTGGCCCACATTCCAGATAGGCCAAAGTTCAGACATGCCGTCGCAAGCCTCGGTGGGCGGTTGTTTGTGGTTGGAGGATGTTACTTCTATGCCAAGGACAATGTGATGAAATCCACCTACAG CTATGACCCCAAGAAAGATCTCTGGAAAAGGTGCACTGACATGCAGGAATGTCGAAGTAACTTCTCAATGGTGGTGCACCGAGGTCAGCTTTGTGCCATTGGCGGCGATAAGCAGCTCAACACGAATTTAAACAGTGTGGAGATGTACGACACTAAGGCTGATACCTGGAG CTTTGTCCATCCGCTGAACCATCCGCTAAGCGGTCAAGCCGCCTCAGTCCTCGATGGAAGGGTGTTCGTCTCTGGAGGTTTTGACCCGGAGTATGTTTGTGTTGCTTCTCTGTTGGTGTATGACCCTGAGGCGGGAAGCGTCCACATGGCAGATATGAGTCAAGACCGGGCCCAGCACTGCATGGAGGCAGTGCGAAGTCGCCTTTATGTGGCCGGCGGCGTGTGCAACCTGCGGAAGTATTACACAGACCAGCTCACCTGTGAGGTTTACGATCCGGCTGCTGATTGTTGGACATTTCTTGCGCCGCTGCCCGTACCTCATGTGGGTGCAGCCTCGGCCATCTTGGAGGAGAATGTCTACATCCTGGGAGGCTACTGTCAGGAGGACTACAGTGAGTCTGGACTCGTCCACAGGTTTAACCGTGTCACACAACGCTGGGAACAGATGGGTAAAGTACCAGCTGCTGTAACGGACATTCGAGCCTGTGTGCTACGACTACCCCAACACTTGAGATGCTAG